The nucleotide window TTATTTCCCCTTCTTTTACCTCAAGGTCAATCCCTTTGAGGGCATGAATATTTCCATAATATGTATGGATATTGCTGAGTTTAAGCATTATAGGATTCATCTCCAAGATAGGCTTTGATTACTTCCGGGTTCGACTTTATCTCTTCAGGGGTGCCTTCTGCAATTTTTTTGCCGTAATCCACCACATGAATATTGTCAGACAGGCTCATGACAAGTTTCATGTCATGTTCAATCAGGAGGATTGATACGTTCTCCTCATCCCGGAGCTTTATGATAAGATCATCCAGGCTTTTTGTCTCCTGGGGATTCATGCCGGCTGCAGGCTCATCAAGGAGCAGAAGAAAGGGGTTTGTTGCCATTGCCCTGGCAATTTCAAGGCGACGCTGGGCACCATAGGGAAGATTTGTGGCCAGTTCATTCACATACATTTCAAGGCCTATTTTTTCAAGTATGGAATAGGCTTTTTCAACAATGAATTTTTCTTCCGCTTTTGTGGCTTTGCCACGGAATATTGCACCCAGTACACCTGTTTTT belongs to Desulfobacula toluolica Tol2 and includes:
- a CDS encoding ABC transporter ATP-binding protein, coding for MKPILEVKNMTMAFGGLRALDSLDICIHAGQIAALIGPNGAGKTTFFNCITGIYKPTKGDILIFPKGKQERINGLKPNIVTKKGLARTFQNIRLFESMTVLENVMIGCHPITKTGVLGAIFRGKATKAEEKFIVEKAYSILEKIGLEMYVNELATNLPYGAQRRLEIARAMATNPFLLLLDEPAAGMNPQETKSLDDLIIKLRDEENVSILLIEHDMKLVMSLSDNIHVVDYGKKIAEGTPEEIKSNPEVIKAYLGDESYNA